A region of Anopheles merus strain MAF chromosome 2R, AmerM5.1, whole genome shotgun sequence DNA encodes the following proteins:
- the LOC121589164 gene encoding uncharacterized protein LOC121589164 isoform X3, with protein sequence MLTVPSSPPPIRDVCGSMPSSSAKPGQRSSSGMSLLTALSPPPPICDVSGSMPSSSAKPGQRSSSGTSLLTASSPPSTIPDVSGTFLFDGSLSDSSAMPGQRFSSGSSSSTSLPSLPDTFSSSGVHECVITRKQVDNLIKLSKQTTARNYVLRNGYYSRDNITQCSHYCH encoded by the exons ATGTTGACCGTTCCATCGTCACCGCCACCCATCCGTGATGTTTGCG GATCAATGCCCAGTTCGTCTGccaagccgggacagcgatcctcttccggaatgtcattgttgaccgctttatcgccaccaccacccatctgTGATGTTTCCG GATCAATGCCCAGTTCGTCTGccaagccgggacagcgatcctcttccggaacgtcattgttgaccgCTTCATCGCCACCATCAACCATCCCTGATGTTTCCGGTACGTTCCTTTTCGATGGATCTTTGTCCGATTCGTCAGCtatgccgggacagcgattctcTTCCGGATCGTCATCCTCAACCAGTCTGCCGTCTTTACCTGATACTTTTTCATCATCCGGTGTACATGAGTGTGTTATAACTCGAAAACAAGTGGACAATCTTATTAAGCTATCGAAGCAGACTACGGCtcgaaattatgttttacgcAATGGATACTATAGCAGGGACAACATCACACAATGCAGCCATTACTGCCATTGA
- the LOC121589164 gene encoding pectinesterase inhibitor 10-like isoform X1 translates to MLTVPSSPPPIRDVCGTFLLGGSMSGSSAKPGQRSSSGPSLLTVPSSPPPITNVSGSFLFKGSMPSSSAKPGQRSSSGMSLLTALSPPPPICDVSGSMPSSSAKPGQRSSSGTSLLTASSPPSTIPDVSGTFLFDGSLSDSSAMPGQRFSSGSSSSTSLPSLPDTFSSSGVHECVITRKQVDNLIKLSKQTTARNYVLRNGYYSRDNITQCSHYCH, encoded by the exons ATGTTGACCGTTCCATCGTCACCGCCACCCATCCGTGATGTTTGCGGTACATTTCTTTTGGGTGGATCTATGTCCGGTTCGTCAGccaagccgggacagcgatcctcttccggaccgtcattgttgaccgtcccatcgtcaccaccacccatcacTAATGTTTCCGGTTCGTTTCTGTTCAAAGGATCAATGCCCAGTTCGTCTGccaagccgggacagcgatcctcttccggaatgtcattgttgaccgctttatcgccaccaccacccatctgTGATGTTTCCG GATCAATGCCCAGTTCGTCTGccaagccgggacagcgatcctcttccggaacgtcattgttgaccgCTTCATCGCCACCATCAACCATCCCTGATGTTTCCGGTACGTTCCTTTTCGATGGATCTTTGTCCGATTCGTCAGCtatgccgggacagcgattctcTTCCGGATCGTCATCCTCAACCAGTCTGCCGTCTTTACCTGATACTTTTTCATCATCCGGTGTACATGAGTGTGTTATAACTCGAAAACAAGTGGACAATCTTATTAAGCTATCGAAGCAGACTACGGCtcgaaattatgttttacgcAATGGATACTATAGCAGGGACAACATCACACAATGCAGCCATTACTGCCATTGA
- the LOC121589164 gene encoding uncharacterized protein LOC121589164 isoform X2 yields MLTVPSSPPPIRDVCGTFLLGGSMSGSSAKPGQRSSSGPSLLTVPSSPPPITNVSGSFLFKGSMPSSSAKPGQRSSSGTSLLTASSPPSTIPDVSGTFLFDGSLSDSSAMPGQRFSSGSSSSTSLPSLPDTFSSSGVHECVITRKQVDNLIKLSKQTTARNYVLRNGYYSRDNITQCSHYCH; encoded by the exons ATGTTGACCGTTCCATCGTCACCGCCACCCATCCGTGATGTTTGCGGTACATTTCTTTTGGGTGGATCTATGTCCGGTTCGTCAGccaagccgggacagcgatcctcttccggaccgtcattgttgaccgtcccatcgtcaccaccacccatcacTAATGTTTCCGGTTCGTTTCTGTTCAAAG GATCAATGCCCAGTTCGTCTGccaagccgggacagcgatcctcttccggaacgtcattgttgaccgCTTCATCGCCACCATCAACCATCCCTGATGTTTCCGGTACGTTCCTTTTCGATGGATCTTTGTCCGATTCGTCAGCtatgccgggacagcgattctcTTCCGGATCGTCATCCTCAACCAGTCTGCCGTCTTTACCTGATACTTTTTCATCATCCGGTGTACATGAGTGTGTTATAACTCGAAAACAAGTGGACAATCTTATTAAGCTATCGAAGCAGACTACGGCtcgaaattatgttttacgcAATGGATACTATAGCAGGGACAACATCACACAATGCAGCCATTACTGCCATTGA
- the LOC121589164 gene encoding uncharacterized protein LOC121589164 isoform X4, whose amino-acid sequence MLTVPSSPPPIRDVCGTFLLGGSMSGSSAKPGQRSSSGPSLLTVPSSPPPITNVSGSFLFKGSMPSSSAKPGQRSSSGMSLLTALSPPPPICDVSGSMPSSSAKPGSAILFRNVIVDRFIAITADL is encoded by the exons ATGTTGACCGTTCCATCGTCACCGCCACCCATCCGTGATGTTTGCGGTACATTTCTTTTGGGTGGATCTATGTCCGGTTCGTCAGccaagccgggacagcgatcctcttccggaccgtcattgttgaccgtcccatcgtcaccaccacccatcacTAATGTTTCCGGTTCGTTTCTGTTCAAAGGATCAATGCCCAGTTCGTCTGccaagccgggacagcgatcctcttccggaatgtcattgttgaccgctttatcgccaccaccacccatctgTGATGTTTCCG GATCAATGCCCAGTTCGTCTGCCAAGCCGGGATcagcgatcctcttccggaacgtcattgttgaccgCTTTATCGCCATCACCGCCGATCTGTGA